In Carnobacterium maltaromaticum DSM 20342, the DNA window ATTCCCTTGCCTACCTCTCTATCTTAGAATTACAAACACTTTGCGATATAATTATCGCAAGCTCTATTTAAACTCTAACATAAATCATAAACAACGCAAACAATAAAATAAACTCATACTCTTAAAGTATATCTCTAAATAGATCCCTAATGCTTGGTTAGAGAGAAGTGCGTATATAAGATATATTAAGTAATTGGCAGACTGGCTCTTTTAATTTAACTTGTATCTAGTTCTGATAATTCCATCTGCATCGTTCTCACAGGCTGTTCTGACGCATCTTTTAGGAAATTAGCCACAACGCTACGGCATTTTGGAATTAACTCACAAAGCGCTAAAACTAATTTTTCTGCTCTTTCTTTTTTATTGTGGTAGATTGATTGAATCAGCATAGCCCTGGTAGTCAAGTATGTTCGACTTGCTCGCCCACGTGTGGTTTCTGTAAATAGTTCCCCACGTTGTTCCAGGTCCTTTAGTAATTCCTTCAGTGTTGATTTCGGAATTCCAATTCCTTCTTGAATCGCAGCATAGGTGGTTTCGATAACCATTTTATCCGGAGTAACTTGTTTGTTAATCCACTCAAAAAGGTCCTTCTGCCATTCGTATTTATGAACTCGTTGTCTCTCTGTCCGTGCTTTTTTATGCTTATGCCATAAACTTCTATGCACTTTTCCATTTGTTTTAGTTTTTAATTCTTTCATGTGATCTGATTTGGCCCATTTATGGATTAAAGCATTAATGTGATCCTTGTGTGCACCTTTGTATTCTCCGCTATAGGCATTTATTACCGTTCTTTCAAGTTCCATGTACTCAAGGGGGCTTGTTAAATTAATATTAAATTCTTCCATCATGTTTAATGCCTCCTGAAATGTTAACCCCGAACTGTAACATGCCAATGACATTGTTAATACTGCATTGTTTCTTCCCAAATCTTGGCCAGCACCACAATCAATTTCATTTGCATTGATCAATGCTTTAAACCAAGCAGCATTAATTTGTTTTCCGTATTTTTTTATACGTACATTATTTTTGCCATCAGCAACTGCAGCAATATTATTCTCTTCAACACAATTTTTGGCATAAAACATGGACCATTCTTGTAAGTCATCAAAATAATATTGAAACTCCGGATTAAAACTAACAATATTATCAGAATTCGGCGTTCTAAAAATACCGAAATTGTTACAACCAACGTCCACACAGTTCATTTTCTCAGCAAATGCTAACTTAATGCTACGAGAAATCGCTCTTGCTGTTCTTAAAGATTTATAATTATTGGCACTCGATACAAAACTCGGTTCTTTTAGTGAATAGTAAAAGTGATACCCTTTTGTTGTTTTCAAAACTAGTGTAGGTACATAGTAAAAGCCTGCTTTAAAAGTATTTTCAATGATTTCGTTAACTGATGCTCTCTCATAAGCTGATTTGAAATCAATATCGACAACAAAACAGTTGATTTGGCTTAGATTGTATTCTTTATGTCCTTTTACATAGAGCCTAGTCTCATCCGTATATCCACCGTAACTAAATATATTTGGAGTCCAATGGGTAAATTGATCTCTATTTTCTTCTAGTGCTTCAAGTGAAGTCAATACAATGCCTCTTGCTGCTTGCATGTTTTCCTTTGTTCTGAAACCAAAAATAGCACCCTTTTTATTTTTATCTTCCTGAAAGTTCAATGAATTGTATTTACTATTCTTAACTTTGTAGCGTTTTAATCCACCATTTAGAATTAGTTCTTGAACTTTAATCGGATCTATTTTGATTGCTGCAGTATTAGGTTCTGCTATAGTTTGCATTATATTTCACCTCCAGTTAATCAACAAAAAAAGAGAGAGCACTAGTACTAGTGCTCTCTCTTTCGTCATTCCAAACTGTTATGCTAATTCCCAGCGTGAAAACACACTTAAA includes these proteins:
- a CDS encoding primase C-terminal domain-containing protein; this encodes MQTIAEPNTAAIKIDPIKVQELILNGGLKRYKVKNSKYNSLNFQEDKNKKGAIFGFRTKENMQAARGIVLTSLEALEENRDQFTHWTPNIFSYGGYTDETRLYVKGHKEYNLSQINCFVVDIDFKSAYERASVNEIIENTFKAGFYYVPTLVLKTTKGYHFYYSLKEPSFVSSANNYKSLRTARAISRSIKLAFAEKMNCVDVGCNNFGIFRTPNSDNIVSFNPEFQYYFDDLQEWSMFYAKNCVEENNIAAVADGKNNVRIKKYGKQINAAWFKALINANEIDCGAGQDLGRNNAVLTMSLACYSSGLTFQEALNMMEEFNINLTSPLEYMELERTVINAYSGEYKGAHKDHINALIHKWAKSDHMKELKTKTNGKVHRSLWHKHKKARTERQRVHKYEWQKDLFEWINKQVTPDKMVIETTYAAIQEGIGIPKSTLKELLKDLEQRGELFTETTRGRASRTYLTTRAMLIQSIYHNKKERAEKLVLALCELIPKCRSVVANFLKDASEQPVRTMQMELSELDTS